A portion of the Leptospira kanakyensis genome contains these proteins:
- a CDS encoding DUF1554 domain-containing protein has translation MFRYLFVPLLVLVFYCKDQTLNNACDINSDSYLESTVLFNLLGEGRNNCSTGTIEFFPTVIALSSKKGVITEGIISPLSFSVSLKEKPEAQVEIELVVSNPSYATVSPTTLSFDSTNWSNPKNIALTSINDSLLNGNREFRVILTPKSEDSKLDLNPAEIQMQILDNEKRMFLSAGSYRGGDFGGVTGADTICSTDRLCPSGSQCKAMILNGTTRIASLTANVGDGQLDWVLKPNAHYYLTDGTTLISYTNNTSLFQIPFSNSIDSVNYGAWFGGNADWVFNTNTSCFTWSAIVNTESGFILRTQEVNNLFFGATYGCGNPLKLLCVEY, from the coding sequence ATGTTTCGTTATTTATTCGTTCCATTATTAGTTTTAGTTTTTTACTGTAAAGATCAAACACTAAACAATGCCTGCGACATTAACTCTGATTCTTATCTAGAATCAACAGTCCTTTTTAATTTGTTAGGTGAAGGTAGGAATAATTGTTCCACAGGAACTATTGAGTTTTTCCCCACCGTCATTGCGCTTAGTTCTAAAAAGGGAGTGATTACGGAGGGTATAATAAGTCCTCTTTCATTTTCTGTAAGTCTTAAGGAAAAACCTGAGGCACAAGTTGAGATTGAACTAGTTGTCTCAAATCCTTCTTATGCTACCGTAAGTCCAACAACGCTCAGTTTTGATTCAACCAACTGGTCTAATCCTAAGAATATTGCGTTAACAAGCATTAATGATTCTTTACTCAATGGCAATCGAGAATTTCGTGTCATTCTAACTCCAAAATCGGAAGATTCAAAGTTAGATTTGAATCCTGCGGAAATACAAATGCAAATTTTGGACAACGAAAAAAGAATGTTTTTATCTGCTGGTTCCTATCGAGGCGGTGATTTTGGGGGAGTTACAGGTGCAGATACCATTTGTTCTACTGATAGGTTATGCCCATCCGGTTCTCAATGTAAGGCAATGATATTAAATGGAACCACTCGGATTGCATCTTTAACGGCGAATGTTGGTGATGGCCAATTGGATTGGGTTTTGAAACCAAACGCACATTATTACCTAACGGATGGAACCACGCTGATTTCCTATACCAACAATACTTCTTTATTTCAGATTCCGTTCTCCAATTCTATTGATTCGGTTAACTATGGAGCTTGGTTTGGTGGTAATGCGGATTGGGTTTTTAATACCAACACTAGTTGTTTTACATGGTCGGCCATCGTAAATACAGAGTCAGGATTTATATTAAGGACTCAGGAAGTAAATAATTTGTTTTTTGGAGCAACCTATGGTTGTGGCAATCCACTGAAATTGTTATGTGTTGAGTATTGA
- a CDS encoding NADPH-dependent FMN reductase produces the protein MENRKPLILALSGGISPTSYNRKILQTIKDHFSNDCEINIYEGIVYFPFFLSGISDEDTPVIIKDFLKEIQSADGILICSPEYVFSIPGVLKNALEWAVSSVVFTDKPVALITAASVGEKAHESLLLVLKTIGAKLSEETNLLISGVKGKVTLDGQITDEITKQSIQNLMDVFLNSLKAK, from the coding sequence ATGGAAAATAGGAAACCTTTGATTCTTGCGCTATCTGGTGGGATTAGTCCGACTTCTTATAACAGAAAAATTTTACAAACCATAAAAGATCATTTTTCAAATGACTGTGAAATCAATATTTATGAGGGAATTGTTTATTTTCCTTTTTTTCTCTCAGGAATTTCTGATGAAGATACGCCTGTGATTATAAAAGATTTTTTGAAAGAAATTCAAAGTGCTGATGGAATCCTTATCTGTTCACCAGAATATGTATTTAGCATTCCTGGAGTCTTAAAAAATGCATTGGAATGGGCTGTCTCTTCAGTTGTGTTCACTGATAAACCGGTAGCATTAATCACTGCTGCATCTGTTGGAGAAAAAGCCCATGAATCTTTACTTTTGGTTTTGAAAACAATTGGCGCTAAATTATCAGAAGAAACGAACCTTTTGATTTCTGGTGTGAAAGGGAAGGTAACTTTGGATGGACAAATTACAGACGAAATTACAAAACAATCCATCCAAAATCTGATGGATGTGTTTTTGAATTCACTAAAAGCCAAGTAG
- a CDS encoding LA_1737 family protein yields MDIFRRTLTTLYQSIFVFIFFALPCGLSAKTWYDLESEKETKIYGSERSAKFTASNIFYDVENWTNHHSIRALGFYRYYDYPKAKTKSIFPFYYHIQSKSDNREYKRILNLNKTIEKEAVDQSFYPFVFWGKDTNSSYLTTVPFFFSNKNDVRSRLGFPILPLLYYHNRETAGENKNHYTRLLTLLHLEVNERKGLHEFSIFPLVYYSKENYLFLPLVLFYQNNRSNFNEYWFGPIYYSDDKAKNERLIVGFPFLGHYRAPGKEFDLIFPLYINYSDSEEDYHINLLWYTKTNSVNVDLATNDGNVYIDFDFGVLYNLVGYSQRTKVLDSKLVTEKIKPPEIKDPQVIKKREFKRESSDSFIGYNLLFGVFSYERADSKRHIRLLPLAWFTWDESSDDNVVLLPPFFPIWFSYQSDDLEYKVLFPLYGKQKDKESEFRAYLLNLYLTEDVKENNRKERSYFWPLINVYESDIDSGHRVLPFYVQRNYTREQYQHGDTFTLFSSYRKTTAPSYSDTKFLFWPFWISYEDKNSPYHEKEKTVWITPFFYRNMRESGTRTNFLWFMDWEWQKESALVKNLKLKSAENSEPKESLSHLLIFPFYKTHSSFSVIPFSFNHWYSGGFTTFTLLNYLKWEKTGHYYNFLYLIESENTESSYQFRSLGDLLWGFRREPSRINRMTFLWLGYDDRSYKTIYNFFPIIRIADADKEKSRLYGPFLYYLFDSEEEKTELLIVGLGYYHNKTKSDSQYSTYILLGALYQEKTEIERGYVKRGSLWGWLWEYQTEDNGYEKFSILKLFSYTKETDGTKKIMGISI; encoded by the coding sequence ATGGACATTTTTAGACGAACTCTGACCACTCTCTATCAATCCATTTTTGTTTTCATTTTTTTTGCTCTTCCTTGTGGATTGTCTGCAAAAACTTGGTATGACTTAGAATCGGAAAAGGAAACAAAAATTTACGGAAGTGAAAGGAGTGCTAAATTTACTGCCAGTAATATTTTCTACGACGTCGAAAATTGGACAAACCATCATTCGATTCGTGCATTAGGCTTTTATCGATATTACGATTACCCAAAAGCAAAAACAAAATCTATATTTCCTTTTTATTACCATATTCAAAGTAAGTCCGACAATCGTGAATACAAACGAATACTCAACCTCAACAAAACGATAGAAAAGGAAGCCGTGGATCAATCCTTTTATCCATTCGTTTTTTGGGGAAAAGACACAAATAGTTCTTATTTAACCACAGTCCCTTTTTTCTTTTCTAATAAAAATGATGTACGAAGTCGTTTAGGATTTCCTATTTTGCCATTGTTATACTATCATAACCGAGAAACTGCTGGAGAAAATAAAAACCATTATACTAGACTCCTTACTTTATTACATCTTGAAGTAAATGAAAGAAAAGGGCTGCATGAATTTTCAATTTTCCCTTTAGTTTATTATTCTAAAGAGAACTATTTATTCCTTCCTTTGGTATTGTTTTATCAAAACAATAGATCTAACTTTAATGAATATTGGTTTGGGCCAATTTATTATTCTGATGATAAGGCAAAGAATGAAAGGTTGATCGTTGGTTTTCCATTTCTCGGGCACTATCGAGCTCCAGGAAAGGAGTTTGATTTAATTTTTCCTTTATATATCAATTATTCTGATTCAGAAGAAGACTATCATATTAATTTGTTATGGTATACAAAAACAAATTCGGTAAACGTTGATTTGGCGACAAACGATGGAAATGTTTATATAGATTTTGATTTCGGAGTTTTATATAATTTGGTTGGTTACTCACAAAGAACTAAAGTTTTGGACTCAAAGTTAGTTACTGAAAAAATAAAACCTCCAGAAATAAAAGACCCTCAAGTAATTAAAAAAAGAGAATTCAAACGAGAGAGTAGCGATAGTTTTATTGGTTATAATTTATTATTTGGAGTTTTTTCCTACGAAAGAGCCGACTCCAAAAGGCATATTCGTTTATTACCACTTGCATGGTTTACATGGGATGAGAGTTCAGATGATAATGTTGTTCTTTTACCACCATTTTTCCCTATTTGGTTTAGTTACCAATCGGATGATTTAGAATATAAAGTTTTATTTCCTTTGTATGGAAAACAAAAAGATAAAGAATCCGAATTTCGTGCGTATTTGCTCAATTTATACTTAACTGAAGATGTAAAAGAAAACAATCGGAAAGAACGATCTTATTTTTGGCCACTAATCAATGTTTATGAATCCGATATTGATTCGGGGCATAGAGTTTTACCATTTTACGTTCAGCGAAACTACACTAGAGAACAATACCAACATGGCGATACATTTACGTTATTTTCTTCGTATCGTAAAACGACAGCACCTTCGTATTCAGATACAAAGTTTTTGTTTTGGCCTTTTTGGATTTCCTATGAGGATAAAAATTCGCCCTATCATGAAAAAGAAAAAACTGTTTGGATCACTCCATTTTTCTATCGAAACATGAGAGAAAGTGGAACAAGAACTAACTTTTTGTGGTTTATGGATTGGGAATGGCAAAAAGAAAGTGCACTGGTAAAAAATTTAAAATTAAAATCAGCAGAAAATTCGGAACCAAAAGAATCCTTGTCTCATCTTTTAATTTTTCCTTTTTATAAAACACATTCTAGTTTTTCTGTGATTCCATTTTCCTTTAATCATTGGTACAGCGGTGGTTTTACAACTTTCACACTTTTGAATTATCTAAAATGGGAAAAAACAGGACACTATTATAATTTTTTATATTTGATTGAATCAGAAAATACGGAATCAAGTTATCAGTTTAGAAGTTTGGGTGATTTGCTTTGGGGTTTTCGACGTGAACCATCTCGAATTAACCGTATGACTTTTCTGTGGTTAGGATACGATGACAGATCTTATAAAACCATATATAATTTTTTCCCGATTATAAGAATTGCAGATGCTGATAAAGAGAAATCGAGGTTGTATGGTCCTTTTCTTTATTATCTTTTTGATTCAGAAGAGGAAAAAACTGAATTATTAATTGTTGGTCTTGGTTATTATCACAATAAAACTAAATCTGATAGCCAATATTCGACATATATATTGTTAGGTGCTTTATACCAAGAAAAAACGGAAATTGAAAGAGGATATGTCAAAAGAGGAAGTCTTTGGGGTTGGCTTTGGGAATACCAAACGGAAGACAATGGGTATGAAAAATTTTCGATCTTAAAATTATTTTCTTATACAAAAGAGACAGATGGAACCAAGAAAATTATGGGAATTAGTATTTAA
- a CDS encoding patatin-like phospholipase family protein, translating to MKKLRLKNPADRQLSVLSFAGGGYLAVTSLKILIEIEKVFRSILFDRFGIFEFEETKGENFPFHRLFDLLSGTSTGSIVAMALRSGLTPTQILDLYLEHGQKIFPGSISRFWNRFIVRGIFSGQGLSAPSLSSEPLLTLLKATLGETTIGEINKNGRVMVIGIDCETDNTLHYKSWREEFQNLSAYLVVAGSCSADTYFSPTVIEQKDKTYYVSDGGTSGANDPILDAIVETFKFQEKEISTGNLERLLSSLSGRRLSILETIRTLFGDSVLAASIGTGERATPRDGKNMLDWGAAQLVTNGVLPGSLLKRPERHARKLASYLVDQNNFYSFNTPFMTAKETMDDASDSQVKSMLYDVDYWIEQPATKSYITNFANRLVDLLEEVNHV from the coding sequence ATGAAAAAACTTCGCCTAAAAAATCCTGCAGATCGCCAACTTTCGGTTCTTAGTTTTGCTGGCGGAGGATACCTTGCTGTCACTAGCTTAAAAATCTTGATTGAAATCGAAAAAGTATTCCGATCGATCTTGTTTGATCGATTTGGTATATTTGAATTTGAAGAAACAAAAGGTGAGAATTTTCCGTTCCATCGATTGTTTGACCTTCTCTCCGGTACATCAACTGGATCTATTGTGGCAATGGCATTAAGATCGGGTCTCACACCAACACAAATTTTGGATTTATATTTAGAGCATGGACAAAAAATATTTCCAGGATCAATTTCACGATTCTGGAATAGGTTTATTGTTCGTGGAATTTTTTCGGGCCAGGGCTTGTCTGCTCCAAGCTTATCAAGTGAACCATTATTAACATTACTAAAGGCAACTCTTGGCGAAACTACAATTGGAGAGATAAACAAAAATGGCCGAGTGATGGTTATTGGAATCGATTGTGAGACAGATAACACACTACATTATAAATCTTGGAGAGAAGAATTCCAAAATCTATCCGCCTATTTGGTAGTCGCTGGCTCATGCTCTGCAGACACCTATTTTTCTCCGACAGTAATCGAACAAAAAGATAAGACTTATTATGTTTCTGATGGTGGAACATCCGGGGCCAATGATCCAATTCTCGATGCTATTGTAGAAACTTTCAAGTTTCAAGAAAAAGAGATTTCAACTGGAAATCTGGAAAGACTGCTTTCCTCTTTATCTGGCCGAAGGCTCTCTATTTTAGAAACGATCCGAACTCTTTTTGGTGACAGCGTTTTGGCTGCTTCTATCGGGACAGGAGAACGAGCAACTCCGCGAGATGGAAAAAATATGTTGGATTGGGGAGCCGCACAATTAGTAACAAACGGAGTATTACCAGGATCTCTTTTGAAACGACCGGAAAGACATGCGAGAAAATTAGCATCTTATCTTGTAGACCAAAATAATTTTTATAGCTTCAACACTCCGTTTATGACTGCTAAAGAAACAATGGATGATGCTTCCGATTCTCAAGTAAAATCAATGTTATACGATGTTGACTATTGGATTGAACAACCTGCAACAAAATCATACATAACCAATTTTGCAAATAGGTTAGTTGATTTATTAGAAGAAGTAAACCATGTCTGA
- a CDS encoding DNA-methyltransferase produces MLSILKIALYLIKAIFLYSIMLSKLYNGDCLKILPTIEKNSIDVILCDLPYGTTDCKWDKIIPMESLWSEYHRITKPNSPILLFSSQPFTTYLINSNPKQFRYEIIWYKTKASGFLNARKMPNKSHENIVVFYKNLPYYNPVKYEIDPRYQRKGKQVGSNRTTLFNIRGERSENYQYLDDGSRFPDSVLCFPSESRPGQHPTEKPNSLLRFLLKSYAKPGFTILDNCMGKGNTGIACAELGLDFIGIEQDKTYFKDAETRIKLARQRIKLGLSLWTD; encoded by the coding sequence ATGTTAAGCATTTTAAAGATTGCCCTCTATTTAATAAAGGCTATATTTTTGTATAGTATTATGCTTTCTAAACTATACAACGGAGACTGTCTTAAAATCCTTCCTACAATTGAGAAGAACTCGATTGATGTTATTCTATGTGATCTTCCTTACGGAACTACAGACTGCAAGTGGGACAAAATCATTCCAATGGAGTCATTATGGTCTGAATACCATCGGATCACAAAACCCAATAGTCCGATTCTCTTATTTTCATCTCAACCATTTACAACGTATTTAATAAATAGTAATCCGAAACAGTTTCGTTACGAAATCATATGGTATAAAACCAAAGCTTCAGGCTTTCTTAACGCTCGCAAAATGCCGAACAAAAGCCATGAAAACATTGTGGTTTTTTATAAAAACTTACCTTATTACAATCCAGTAAAATATGAAATAGATCCACGTTATCAACGCAAAGGGAAGCAAGTTGGATCAAATAGAACCACTCTTTTTAACATAAGAGGTGAAAGAAGCGAGAACTATCAATACTTAGATGACGGATCCAGGTTTCCAGATTCTGTTTTGTGTTTCCCTTCTGAGTCACGTCCTGGCCAACACCCAACCGAGAAGCCAAATTCACTTCTCCGATTTCTATTAAAGTCTTATGCGAAACCAGGCTTTACCATTCTTGATAATTGTATGGGAAAGGGAAATACTGGAATTGCTTGCGCCGAACTTGGATTAGACTTTATTGGCATCGAACAGGATAAAACATATTTCAAGGATGCGGAAACTAGAATTAAACTTGCTCGCCAAAGAATAAAGCTGGGGTTATCATTATGGACGGATTAG
- a CDS encoding MazG-like family protein, which produces MSHSENVLKEVLNERKNQELKWGEQNHSFAEWLMILGEEVGEANRAALQSHFNYPLPGEGIDLDDLHSSIERRKSRWNSEYRKELIQVAAVAVAMIESFDRSQRNG; this is translated from the coding sequence ATGAGCCATAGTGAGAATGTATTAAAAGAAGTTTTGAACGAACGAAAAAACCAGGAATTGAAATGGGGTGAGCAAAATCATTCTTTTGCAGAATGGTTAATGATTTTGGGAGAAGAAGTTGGAGAAGCCAATCGAGCAGCCTTACAGTCTCATTTTAATTATCCATTACCTGGTGAAGGAATAGATCTTGATGATCTTCACAGCTCAATCGAAAGACGGAAATCAAGATGGAATTCTGAATATCGTAAAGAGTTAATTCAGGTCGCAGCAGTAGCAGTTGCAATGATTGAGTCATTCGATCGTTCACAAAGAAACGGATAG
- a CDS encoding class I SAM-dependent methyltransferase, translating into MTTTLIPNEINVNDRVRFYSEAFPKYAPLHIFNGSIYGEWRLGQNFKNTSDYWGAYPEQYLPRATSLFPEKKEVLHLFSGKTPPGDYLRMDKNPANGSEIVGDAEKLSSYAKIYKPGGFDIIYADCPYTKEDADHYGYCMISRPKVLRECWQSLIPGGHVVWLDQVVPQWSNDDWFLEGIIYMFISSNRRVRAVSIFKKVVV; encoded by the coding sequence ATGACAACAACTCTCATTCCCAATGAAATCAATGTAAATGACAGAGTAAGGTTTTATTCTGAAGCTTTTCCTAAATACGCACCGCTCCATATTTTCAATGGAAGTATTTATGGTGAATGGAGGCTCGGACAAAACTTTAAAAATACATCGGATTATTGGGGAGCATATCCCGAACAATACTTACCGAGAGCTACCTCGCTGTTTCCAGAGAAAAAAGAAGTCTTACACCTGTTCTCTGGTAAGACTCCTCCAGGCGACTACCTTAGAATGGATAAGAATCCCGCTAACGGATCCGAAATCGTTGGTGATGCAGAAAAACTTTCCTCTTATGCGAAAATCTATAAACCCGGGGGATTTGATATCATTTACGCCGATTGTCCTTACACCAAAGAAGATGCAGATCATTACGGTTATTGTATGATCTCACGACCTAAAGTCCTGCGAGAATGTTGGCAAAGCCTCATCCCTGGTGGGCACGTTGTTTGGTTGGACCAAGTGGTACCGCAATGGTCAAATGATGATTGGTTTCTTGAAGGAATTATTTATATGTTTATTTCGAGCAATAGAAGAGTAAGAGCTGTTAGTATTTTTAAGAAGGTGGTTGTATGA
- a CDS encoding phage terminase large subunit family protein has protein sequence MRAEKRRRQTASASERFFDELDSIVTQSTSLSGVAGTTLEEFLCQNILVKGPFGQLVPFSFEGYAFWKWITRVSQNHPYLVFLKAAQVIFSTWMLGRLTWKGAGTSLKAGLYFPDDTSMKDFHDDRVVPFLQNCKVLHQYLKENQTDNNRTKKLGDFTLALRGTWTKRGVKTIDLDAVGLDEVDEHDEENIEFVPDRLLASKLGWMMFGSQPSLPNFGIHAEFLNSSQGFWLIRCGCGEWNNLIERWLSDHDSIWGFKDKDSKIQPVPGSVFYACAGCGKPLDNQKGEYVNKIQKHDHHGYQLSQLWTPNDPSQLYKRQLNANTSAKRKAFCISVIGWPYSSDEEQPLQREDIERWQSDFVLQDGCQYFTFHGLDQGDTIHGVFGEPTTDGRIKIIGLYKGHVINEIDYYNSIQRFNVYSGVIDAMPNRNFSMKTALKFPDNIRIQFFSKKFAEREEILPGSESVGVIQVNRDVSLQETVDAIKAGLFLFPNPKKLPPADLALYEEFKFHLTMLIRERGEDENGKALWGFKKKVPNHFGMALNSLRLAFETQSESGGSYGGGIG, from the coding sequence GTGAGGGCTGAGAAAAGAAGAAGACAGACTGCTTCCGCATCGGAAAGATTTTTTGATGAGCTCGATAGTATCGTTACTCAATCTACAAGTCTTTCAGGTGTTGCCGGTACAACTCTCGAAGAATTTCTTTGTCAAAACATTCTCGTAAAGGGGCCTTTCGGCCAACTGGTTCCATTTTCTTTTGAAGGATATGCTTTCTGGAAATGGATTACCAGAGTATCTCAAAACCATCCATATCTAGTTTTTCTAAAAGCAGCACAGGTTATTTTCAGTACTTGGATGCTAGGTCGTCTAACATGGAAAGGTGCAGGAACAAGTCTCAAAGCAGGTTTATATTTTCCTGACGATACATCAATGAAAGACTTTCATGATGATCGAGTTGTTCCATTTTTACAAAATTGTAAAGTTCTCCATCAGTATTTAAAAGAAAATCAAACTGATAACAATCGTACCAAAAAGCTTGGGGATTTTACTTTAGCTCTTCGTGGAACATGGACCAAACGTGGAGTCAAAACAATCGACTTAGATGCTGTTGGATTAGATGAAGTTGACGAACATGATGAAGAAAATATCGAATTCGTACCAGACAGGTTACTCGCATCAAAACTCGGTTGGATGATGTTCGGATCACAGCCAAGTTTACCAAACTTCGGCATTCACGCTGAATTTTTAAATTCTTCTCAGGGATTTTGGCTAATTAGATGTGGATGTGGCGAATGGAACAATCTAATTGAACGCTGGTTATCCGATCACGATTCTATTTGGGGATTTAAAGATAAGGATTCAAAAATCCAGCCGGTACCTGGATCAGTATTTTATGCATGTGCAGGCTGTGGAAAACCATTAGATAACCAAAAAGGTGAGTACGTAAATAAAATCCAAAAGCATGATCATCACGGATATCAGCTTTCTCAATTGTGGACACCGAACGACCCTTCCCAATTGTATAAACGTCAGTTAAATGCGAATACTTCTGCAAAAAGAAAAGCTTTTTGCATTTCAGTGATCGGTTGGCCATACTCATCCGATGAAGAGCAGCCTCTTCAAAGAGAAGATATCGAACGCTGGCAATCTGATTTTGTGCTGCAGGATGGCTGCCAATATTTCACGTTTCATGGCTTGGACCAAGGTGATACTATTCATGGAGTATTTGGTGAGCCGACAACTGATGGACGTATCAAGATCATTGGCCTTTATAAAGGCCACGTTATAAATGAAATCGATTACTATAACTCCATTCAACGTTTCAACGTATATTCTGGAGTAATAGATGCGATGCCAAATAGAAACTTCTCGATGAAGACAGCATTGAAGTTCCCAGACAACATTAGAATTCAATTTTTCTCTAAAAAGTTTGCAGAAAGAGAAGAAATCCTTCCTGGTTCTGAATCAGTTGGGGTCATACAAGTTAACCGTGATGTCTCATTACAGGAAACTGTCGATGCAATTAAAGCCGGTCTATTCCTCTTCCCTAATCCAAAGAAGTTACCTCCTGCCGATCTAGCTCTTTACGAGGAATTTAAATTTCACCTAACAATGTTAATTCGTGAGCGCGGTGAGGACGAAAATGGAAAAGCACTATGGGGATTTAAGAAAAAGGTACCAAATCACTTTGGAATGGCGTTGAATTCATTACGTTTGGCATTTGAGACACAATCGGAAAGTGGTGGTAGTTATGGTGGAGGAATCGGTTGA
- a CDS encoding host-nuclease inhibitor Gam family protein, which produces MLSKRRQNLLSLMPDNHYEDQEELEKGIELLGRVSRSRKDLIALADNKIAAIREALKEELVPYDQKIAHIASGVKFYVGKHRDELFPNFPTRKTAKLVSGSLKIRRVPPSIKTRATSEFLESIVKKGGLFTKFTELVSSLSRNFLRVKLELNKDAILADPLGSKNAIGIELSEESERLYIIPAEVDAEHDVSAGEQSSAA; this is translated from the coding sequence ATGCTCAGTAAACGTCGACAAAACCTTCTTTCATTGATGCCTGATAATCATTATGAGGATCAGGAAGAACTGGAAAAAGGAATTGAATTACTCGGTAGAGTTTCTCGTTCCCGAAAGGATTTGATTGCTTTGGCAGATAACAAGATTGCTGCGATCCGAGAAGCCTTAAAAGAGGAACTGGTTCCTTACGACCAAAAAATTGCACACATTGCATCTGGTGTGAAATTCTATGTAGGTAAACATAGGGATGAACTTTTCCCAAACTTTCCCACGAGAAAAACTGCAAAGCTCGTATCCGGTAGTCTAAAGATCCGTCGAGTTCCTCCATCAATTAAAACACGAGCGACTTCGGAATTTTTGGAATCGATCGTTAAGAAGGGAGGACTGTTTACAAAATTCACGGAACTCGTTTCTTCACTTTCTAGAAACTTTTTGCGCGTCAAACTAGAATTGAACAAGGATGCGATTCTAGCGGATCCACTTGGTTCCAAAAATGCAATTGGTATCGAGTTGTCTGAAGAATCAGAAAGACTCTACATCATTCCTGCTGAAGTTGACGCAGAACATGATGTCAGTGCAGGAGAGCAATCCTCTGCAGCTTAA
- a CDS encoding ATP-binding protein encodes MTDVIKYRPTFVNTKNTDTIVRLAKEAVKTNSWLVVEGEVGDGKTFMFNQIKALLEAKKNKHIIVNAGPVWESSISGISIPFIARHMIRAIRPAENIPGNQNERYFRLRDLLLWVEEQNRKVVLVIDEAQALRWSGFRDLKKLWELASPNQSHLFSIIMFMKPETRLSGILDSPEIGHRVFSFRSKPLTRVELLSIAEQGFNIKFPPGKSGEKTKELFYSNLSSKNPLSVENLIKAISFSYPEFQKDGVVRESYLRNVISDGIRTMMERLRISKRELRRRIQDDYGKEFDNKKIEESLFHPGKNPKDESIAKSSLGRIYRERTGKKSPILSSAEVE; translated from the coding sequence ATGACAGATGTTATAAAATATCGGCCTACTTTCGTTAATACGAAAAATACGGATACAATCGTAAGGCTCGCGAAAGAAGCGGTAAAAACGAACTCCTGGTTGGTTGTGGAAGGAGAAGTTGGCGATGGGAAAACATTTATGTTTAACCAAATCAAAGCTCTCCTCGAAGCGAAAAAAAATAAACACATCATCGTGAATGCAGGACCCGTTTGGGAGAGCTCAATCTCTGGGATTTCCATACCATTTATCGCGCGACACATGATTCGAGCGATACGTCCAGCTGAGAATATCCCTGGTAATCAAAACGAAAGATATTTCCGACTAAGGGACTTGTTGCTTTGGGTGGAAGAACAAAACCGTAAGGTGGTACTGGTCATTGATGAGGCTCAGGCATTACGTTGGAGTGGTTTTCGTGACTTAAAAAAACTTTGGGAATTGGCATCACCTAATCAAAGTCACCTCTTTTCTATCATTATGTTTATGAAACCCGAAACAAGGTTATCAGGTATTCTCGATAGCCCAGAGATTGGTCATCGAGTATTTTCCTTTCGTAGTAAACCGCTGACAAGAGTAGAACTTTTATCCATCGCCGAACAAGGATTTAATATCAAGTTCCCTCCAGGTAAGAGCGGGGAAAAAACGAAAGAATTGTTTTATTCAAATCTTTCGTCAAAGAATCCTCTTTCAGTAGAAAATCTTATCAAAGCCATTTCCTTTTCATATCCTGAATTCCAAAAAGACGGAGTCGTTCGAGAGAGTTATTTAAGAAACGTAATCTCTGACGGAATTCGCACTATGATGGAACGATTGCGGATTTCGAAAAGAGAACTTCGAAGAAGAATTCAAGATGATTATGGAAAGGAATTTGATAACAAAAAAATCGAAGAGTCCTTGTTCCATCCAGGGAAAAACCCAAAAGACGAATCAATCGCAAAATCATCGTTAGGTCGAATCTATAGAGAACGTACTGGGAAAAAATCTCCAATACTTTCATCAGCTGAAGTCGAGTGA